The proteins below come from a single Lactobacillus johnsonii genomic window:
- the sufU gene encoding Fe-S cluster assembly sulfur transfer protein SufU — MSLDKLRSLYKAVILDHAQMPRNYGQLTDFSHETTVYNPSCGDKIHLTILIENNKIKKIAFNGEGCTISKASASMMTDLVKGKSIKEAIELSQLFSNLAADKKSDTLKLEQLGDAQVLVNIMQFPARIKCATLAWWGLDRALLGKEKEEEND, encoded by the coding sequence GTGAGTTTAGATAAATTAAGAAGTTTATATAAAGCTGTAATTTTAGATCATGCTCAAATGCCGCGAAATTATGGACAACTAACTGATTTTAGTCATGAAACTACTGTATATAATCCAAGTTGCGGTGATAAAATTCATCTGACAATTTTGATTGAAAATAATAAAATTAAAAAAATTGCTTTTAACGGCGAAGGGTGCACAATCAGTAAAGCGTCTGCCAGTATGATGACAGACTTGGTAAAAGGAAAAAGTATCAAAGAAGCAATTGAGCTTTCACAGCTATTTTCAAACTTAGCAGCCGACAAGAAAAGCGACACTTTAAAATTAGAACAATTAGGAGACGCCCAAGTATTAGTAAATATTATGCAATTTCCTGCCCGAATCAAATGCGCTACTTTAGCATGGTGGGGACTAGATCGAGCATTACTTGGTAAAGAAAAGGAAGAAGAAAATGACTAA
- a CDS encoding aminotransferase class V-fold PLP-dependent enzyme — protein sequence MAKLNTEKIKQDFPIFNQKINDETLVYLDNAATSQIPKFVEEKVRDFNEKERANVHRGVHALGLRATNQYESSRQKVANFIGANNAKEVIFTSGCTDSLNLVAASFGEQNIQAGDEILVSIMEHHSNLLPWQQLAKRKQAKLNFIEINSDGLLDIKNLKSKINSKTKIVALTHVSNVLGTINPIKELTDLAHEKGAIVVVDGAQAVGHFPIDVAELNVDFYAFSGHKMFAPTGIGVLYGKKDLLDKMQPYRLGGEMIANVTREGATWAEVPYKFEAGTPNIAGAIGLGAAIDYLQSLDFELIQKHEQELTSYALEKLKNVSGLTIYGPQKSNGRIGVISFNLKNIHPHDLATALDLDGIEVRAGHHCAQPLMASLNTESTVRASLSIYNTKDDIDKLVSSLHEAKEFFSEFR from the coding sequence ATGGCCAAATTAAACACTGAAAAAATAAAGCAGGATTTTCCAATTTTTAATCAAAAGATTAATGATGAAACTCTTGTTTATCTAGATAATGCTGCAACTAGCCAAATACCGAAGTTTGTTGAAGAAAAAGTTAGAGATTTTAATGAAAAAGAACGTGCAAATGTCCATCGCGGAGTCCATGCATTAGGCTTAAGAGCTACTAATCAATATGAATCAAGCCGTCAAAAGGTGGCTAATTTTATTGGCGCAAATAATGCTAAAGAAGTTATTTTTACTTCTGGATGTACTGATAGTTTAAATTTAGTTGCAGCTAGCTTCGGTGAACAAAATATTCAGGCAGGGGATGAGATCCTAGTCTCAATTATGGAACATCATAGTAATCTTTTGCCTTGGCAGCAACTTGCTAAAAGAAAACAGGCTAAGTTAAATTTTATTGAAATAAATTCAGATGGCTTACTTGATATTAAAAATTTAAAAAGTAAGATCAATTCAAAAACTAAAATTGTTGCCTTGACGCATGTAAGCAATGTTTTGGGCACAATTAATCCAATTAAGGAGCTTACTGATCTAGCTCATGAAAAAGGAGCAATTGTTGTAGTTGATGGTGCACAAGCAGTTGGACATTTTCCAATTGATGTAGCTGAATTAAATGTAGATTTCTATGCTTTTTCTGGCCATAAAATGTTTGCTCCGACAGGAATTGGTGTTTTATATGGGAAAAAAGATCTCTTAGATAAAATGCAACCTTATCGTTTGGGTGGTGAAATGATTGCTAATGTAACTAGAGAAGGAGCAACATGGGCAGAAGTACCATATAAATTTGAAGCTGGTACACCAAATATTGCTGGTGCCATTGGACTTGGAGCAGCAATTGATTATCTGCAGTCTCTAGACTTTGAGCTTATTCAAAAACATGAACAGGAATTGACAAGTTATGCCTTAGAAAAGCTTAAAAATGTTTCAGGATTAACAATCTATGGTCCACAAAAAAGTAATGGTCGCATTGGAGTAATATCTTTTAATTTAAAGAATATTCATCCCCATGACTTAGCAACTGCACTAGATTTGGACGGAATTGAAGTTCGTGCTGGCCATCATTGTGCTCAGCCGCTAATGGCTAGCCTTAATACGGAGTCAACTGTTCGAGCTAGTTTATCTATTTATAATACTAAAGATGATATTGATAAATTAGTAAGTTCTCTCCACGAAGCAAAGGAGTTTTTCAGTGAGTTTAGATAA
- the sufD gene encoding Fe-S cluster assembly protein SufD codes for MLTKENLLNFSHKNNESSWLTDLRIKSFERLEELDYPKMQRFSYHDWPLIKKEDFPWSNQADFSLKEEQKLLEKKGIILTDIFTASKKYPELVQSTLGSVIKHNEDKLTAYHYAYLNSGLFLYIPKDTILTEPITISLSPTQDTYISHLLIVADNNSKVKFLEEIQDKDKKASSASLMVELIARPGSHIEFSSLDELSQDTTLYFNRRAKIEKDAHVEWAIAFMNDCNTLGDLDSELVGEGSFADSKAIAVTTGDQRVGINNRVTNRGPHSTGLINQRGVLLENSRLIFNGIGQIVHGAHGSKADQQNRVLMMSDEAHGDANPLLLIDENDVIAAHAASVGPVDKVQMNYLMSRGIPYDQAQRLVIRGFLGAVLDAIPNKDVRRKMIDILERKLIDGQIKH; via the coding sequence ATGCTAACTAAAGAAAATTTGCTTAATTTTTCTCATAAAAATAATGAGTCCTCATGGTTAACTGATTTAAGAATTAAATCCTTTGAAAGACTAGAAGAACTGGATTATCCTAAAATGCAGCGATTTTCTTATCACGATTGGCCTTTAATTAAAAAAGAAGATTTTCCCTGGTCTAATCAAGCTGACTTTTCTTTAAAAGAGGAGCAGAAGCTTTTAGAAAAGAAAGGCATCATTTTAACCGATATTTTTACAGCAAGTAAAAAATATCCCGAACTTGTGCAGTCAACTTTAGGGTCAGTAATTAAACATAATGAAGATAAATTAACTGCCTATCATTATGCCTACTTAAATTCTGGACTTTTCCTCTATATTCCTAAAGATACTATCTTAACCGAACCGATTACAATTTCTTTAAGCCCAACTCAAGATACCTATATTTCTCACCTTTTAATCGTTGCCGATAATAATAGTAAAGTAAAATTTTTAGAAGAAATTCAAGATAAGGATAAAAAAGCAAGTTCAGCCAGTTTAATGGTGGAGCTTATAGCACGTCCTGGGAGTCATATTGAATTCTCTTCACTTGATGAACTTAGCCAAGACACAACGCTTTACTTTAATCGTCGAGCAAAAATTGAAAAAGACGCCCATGTTGAATGGGCAATTGCTTTTATGAACGATTGCAATACACTGGGAGATCTTGATTCTGAGTTAGTTGGGGAAGGAAGCTTTGCGGATTCTAAGGCCATCGCAGTTACCACAGGAGATCAAAGAGTGGGCATAAATAACCGCGTAACTAATCGTGGTCCGCACTCAACTGGATTAATTAATCAACGTGGGGTCTTACTAGAAAATTCCAGGTTGATCTTCAATGGAATTGGTCAAATTGTGCATGGTGCACATGGCTCAAAAGCTGATCAACAAAATAGAGTCCTAATGATGTCGGATGAAGCTCATGGGGATGCTAATCCATTACTTTTAATTGATGAAAATGACGTTATTGCAGCTCATGCTGCTAGTGTTGGTCCAGTTGATAAAGTCCAAATGAACTATTTAATGAGTCGAGGAATTCCTTACGATCAGGCACAAAGATTAGTTATACGTGGCTTTTTAGGTGCGGTTTTAGATGCAATTCCAAATAAAGATGTTCGCAGAAAAATGATTGATATTCTAGAGAGAAAACTGATCGATGGCCAAATTAAACACTGA
- the sufC gene encoding Fe-S cluster assembly ATPase SufC: protein MATLEIKDLHVEVEDKDKKSRKKILKGVNLSLKTGEIHAIMGPNGTGKSTLSETIMGNPRYHVTQGDILLNNESIVEMPVDERARKGLFLAMQYPAEVPGVTNAEFLRAAINARRPKDDPISVMTFLNELDKNLDLLDMNEAMTERYLNEGFSGGEKKRNEILQMLMIKPSFGILDEIDSGLDIDALRVVSRGVNAMRGDNFGALMITHYQRLLDYIVPDIVHVMMDGRVVKDGGPDLAKKLEQEGYAGLRDELGLDIKLVDEN, encoded by the coding sequence ATGGCTACGTTAGAAATTAAAGATTTACATGTTGAAGTTGAGGATAAGGATAAGAAGAGTAGAAAAAAGATCCTTAAAGGCGTGAATTTAAGTCTGAAAACTGGTGAAATCCACGCAATTATGGGGCCTAATGGAACAGGAAAATCTACTTTATCTGAAACAATTATGGGAAATCCCCGCTACCATGTTACTCAAGGAGATATTCTGTTAAATAATGAAAGCATTGTTGAAATGCCCGTAGATGAGCGAGCTCGTAAGGGGCTATTTCTAGCAATGCAGTATCCAGCAGAGGTACCTGGTGTAACTAATGCAGAATTTTTACGTGCTGCAATTAATGCTCGTCGACCAAAAGATGATCCAATATCAGTGATGACTTTCTTGAATGAATTGGATAAGAATCTTGATTTGTTAGATATGAATGAGGCCATGACTGAACGATATCTTAATGAAGGATTTTCAGGTGGAGAAAAGAAACGTAATGAAATTTTACAGATGCTAATGATTAAACCAAGTTTTGGAATTTTAGATGAAATTGATTCTGGCCTTGATATTGATGCATTACGAGTAGTATCGCGTGGAGTTAATGCAATGCGAGGAGATAATTTTGGTGCTTTAATGATAACGCACTATCAACGTTTGCTTGATTACATCGTCCCAGATATTGTACATGTCATGATGGATGGACGAGTTGTAAAAGATGGAGGTCCTGATTTAGCTAAGAAGCTTGAACAAGAGGGATATGCAGGTTTACGTGACGAACTTGGCTTAGATATTAAATTAGTTGATGAGAATTAG
- the brnQ gene encoding branched-chain amino acid transport system II carrier protein encodes MTDYTSRKLTWKDYLVVASLLFGLFFGAGNLIFPLHLGQLAGANWGTAAVGFLITGVLLPLLSVLAVAITHADGVYDIGKPLGAGFAVVFMVLIHATIGPLFGTPRTATVSFTVGMAPFIPKNAQGPALLVFSALFFLAAFAFSYHQNNILSNVGKVLNPLFLSLLFLVFVVAFARPLGNPQTAAVTSAYKHGALVNGFLEGYNTMDALAGLAFGITVVTAVRGMGQKDAKSVSKVVAKSGLLAVLAIGFIYLLLILMGAMSLGRFKVSDNGGVAFNQIVNVYGGVFGQALLAFLLTVTCLTTAVGLVAAFAQDFHKHFPQVSYHAWLALSCLASFLAANFGLDTIIAWSTPMLMFLYPLSMVLILLSVFSPLFKTDGVVYFFVILFTVVPALGDMVVAFPSVVSQSSFGLAVASLRNHLPLANMGLSWLVPALVGLVVGLVVYFVKTKKVASVLEED; translated from the coding sequence ATGACAGATTATACATCACGTAAATTAACATGGAAGGACTATCTCGTAGTTGCTTCCTTGCTATTCGGTTTATTCTTTGGGGCTGGTAACCTAATTTTTCCATTACATTTAGGACAACTTGCTGGCGCAAATTGGGGAACAGCTGCTGTTGGATTTTTAATCACTGGTGTATTACTGCCTTTATTATCAGTGTTAGCTGTTGCAATTACCCACGCTGATGGAGTCTATGACATTGGAAAGCCTTTAGGTGCAGGATTTGCAGTAGTATTTATGGTTTTAATCCATGCTACAATTGGACCTTTGTTTGGTACTCCAAGAACAGCCACTGTTTCATTTACAGTTGGAATGGCACCATTTATTCCTAAGAATGCTCAGGGACCGGCTTTATTAGTCTTCTCTGCTTTATTCTTTTTAGCGGCCTTTGCATTTTCTTACCATCAAAACAACATCTTGTCTAACGTTGGTAAAGTATTAAACCCACTATTTTTATCTCTATTATTTTTAGTATTCGTTGTTGCTTTTGCTCGTCCTTTGGGTAACCCACAAACTGCAGCTGTAACAAGTGCTTACAAGCACGGAGCATTAGTTAACGGATTCTTAGAAGGCTATAACACAATGGATGCTTTAGCAGGTTTAGCCTTTGGTATTACAGTTGTTACAGCTGTTCGTGGTATGGGACAAAAAGATGCTAAGAGCGTATCTAAAGTAGTTGCTAAATCTGGTTTGTTAGCAGTTCTTGCTATTGGCTTTATCTATTTATTGTTAATCTTAATGGGTGCAATGTCCTTAGGCCGTTTTAAGGTTTCAGATAATGGTGGTGTTGCATTTAACCAAATCGTTAATGTTTATGGTGGTGTATTTGGTCAAGCCTTGCTTGCTTTCTTATTAACTGTTACTTGTTTAACTACTGCTGTTGGATTAGTTGCAGCTTTTGCACAAGACTTCCATAAGCACTTCCCACAAGTCAGCTACCATGCTTGGTTGGCACTTAGTTGTTTAGCATCATTCTTAGCAGCTAACTTTGGATTAGACACAATCATCGCTTGGTCAACTCCAATGTTGATGTTCTTATACCCATTATCAATGGTATTAATCTTATTATCTGTTTTTTCACCATTATTTAAAACAGATGGGGTTGTTTACTTCTTTGTAATCCTATTTACTGTTGTTCCTGCTTTAGGTGACATGGTAGTTGCTTTTCCGAGCGTTGTAAGTCAAAGCTCGTTTGGTTTAGCGGTTGCTTCGCTTAGAAATCATTTACCATTAGCAAACATGGGACTTTCATGGCTCGTACCAGCATTAGTTGGTTTAGTAGTTGGATTAGTTGTTTATTTTGTTAAAACTAAAAAAGTAGCTTCCGTTTTAGAGGAAGATTAA
- a CDS encoding DUF4097 family beta strand repeat-containing protein: MFFNTSEKTKNEYVNEILSNDSFTDLKLDLIDLDLKIKAGDHFEVHYRGPVDKKPSLVFNENLLEIKEPKVERKPGKFWKKGIIEINIVTDKDRGELVITVPEDQHLHMLNASSVSGDSSLESLKLEALMGFAVSGDLDLKKVEVEDAKLTTTSGDIDCTDVVVNQGKVKLVSGDFKMKNSEVGDELRVSTTSGDTLVENTKVAQYQLSTLSGDNSLFGKRGVTAQRGDEHDKSTLILSTLSGDNTVR; the protein is encoded by the coding sequence ATGTTTTTCAATACAAGTGAGAAAACGAAGAATGAATATGTTAATGAAATTTTAAGTAACGATAGTTTTACTGATTTGAAACTTGATTTAATTGATCTAGACCTAAAAATTAAAGCAGGAGATCATTTTGAAGTTCACTATCGTGGACCAGTCGATAAGAAACCAAGTTTAGTCTTTAATGAAAACTTGCTTGAAATTAAAGAACCTAAGGTAGAGCGTAAACCAGGTAAGTTTTGGAAAAAAGGGATTATTGAAATAAACATAGTTACAGATAAAGACAGGGGAGAGTTAGTAATTACTGTGCCAGAAGATCAGCACTTACACATGTTAAATGCGAGCTCGGTAAGTGGAGATTCTAGTTTAGAAAGTTTAAAATTAGAAGCTTTAATGGGGTTTGCAGTAAGTGGAGACCTAGATTTGAAGAAAGTAGAAGTTGAAGATGCTAAATTAACTACTACATCAGGAGATATTGATTGTACGGATGTAGTAGTAAATCAGGGAAAAGTTAAGTTAGTAAGCGGAGATTTTAAGATGAAGAATAGTGAAGTAGGCGATGAACTTAGGGTTTCAACTACTTCTGGTGATACTTTGGTTGAAAATACTAAAGTAGCTCAATATCAACTCTCTACTTTGAGCGGAGATAATTCACTTTTTGGAAAACGTGGTGTAACTGCACAAAGAGGGGATGAACATGATAAATCCACCCTTATTTTAAGTACTCTATCAGGTGATAATACAGTTAGATAA
- a CDS encoding PepSY domain-containing protein, producing MRTNIKRLSLGAAVLGLALGGTSLTLINQAQASTGGQATEQTQTSNSINLSQSDVINKFNEKYGSKSIKEIGLKNKKNKYIYEVEGFDSEKEYKVKIDASSGKILKAKSENLDADDKEEALDLNGLISRSEATKLAQTKASGKAVKWSLEMDDQQPVWEVELKDGNKETEVKIDAKSQKILKTKTDEDKKDKKDSEKKDQVDHKENKTSKEDKNN from the coding sequence ATGAGAACAAACATTAAGAGATTATCATTAGGCGCAGCTGTTTTAGGTTTAGCCCTTGGTGGAACTAGTCTTACTTTAATTAATCAAGCTCAAGCATCTACTGGTGGACAAGCTACGGAACAAACACAAACTTCTAACTCAATCAATCTTTCTCAAAGTGATGTAATTAATAAATTTAATGAAAAGTATGGCTCAAAATCAATTAAGGAGATTGGACTAAAGAATAAGAAAAATAAATATATTTATGAAGTAGAGGGCTTTGATTCAGAAAAAGAATATAAAGTTAAAATTGATGCAAGTAGTGGCAAAATTTTAAAAGCTAAGTCAGAAAACTTAGATGCAGATGATAAAGAAGAGGCCTTAGATCTAAATGGCTTAATAAGCCGTAGTGAAGCTACAAAACTTGCCCAAACTAAGGCATCTGGTAAGGCTGTTAAGTGGTCTTTAGAAATGGATGATCAGCAACCAGTTTGGGAAGTTGAATTAAAAGATGGCAATAAAGAAACTGAAGTTAAGATTGATGCTAAAAGTCAAAAAATCTTAAAGACTAAGACTGATGAAGACAAAAAAGATAAGAAAGATAGTGAAAAGAAGGATCAAGTAGATCACAAAGAAAATAAGACTAGCAAAGAAGATAAGAATAATTAA
- a CDS encoding sensor histidine kinase produces the protein MNKKIRTTSQQLTQLFLTLFIIILFLVNLAFAGISTAFIYNNAHEQAEEVIDTISDNISDHDEHKNKNEWKLFLNAYLARQSNDAISLKTPKGKTVYSEDGEELFEKVKNHRNYNNVVFMENSVYYLRTANEDGYRISVILNVDDLFNLITHLLLAIIILNLIAIICSIPLIKRFSRKWSQPLEKIDQDIEAIEHQTTAKKKVFVPKQPAEIHHLAQSFNKLLEYQDKAIQREQQFVTDASHELKTPLAAIRGHINLIKRRGKEHPEIVAKSLQYIDSESSRMEILVNELLELGRAKKQHQSIEPIDLVPIVQKESEILEQEYNTCSVYISSPIKLFYPIEIKDFRLIVHNLLDNAAKYSQDNAKIKVELQKDNGYLILRVKDQGIGIREENYDKIFDRFYREDQAHSSQIKGTGIGLAIVKDIVTKYHGKISVSANTPKGTIFEIKLPL, from the coding sequence ATGAATAAAAAAATAAGAACAACTTCCCAACAATTAACACAGTTGTTTCTAACTTTATTCATTATTATTCTCTTCCTAGTTAATTTAGCATTTGCTGGTATTTCAACAGCATTCATTTATAATAATGCTCATGAGCAAGCAGAAGAAGTTATTGATACAATTAGTGATAATATTAGTGACCATGATGAGCATAAGAATAAAAATGAATGGAAATTATTTCTAAATGCTTATCTTGCTAGACAAAGTAATGATGCGATTTCACTGAAAACTCCTAAGGGCAAGACTGTCTATTCGGAAGATGGGGAAGAATTATTTGAAAAAGTAAAGAATCATAGGAATTACAATAATGTTGTTTTTATGGAAAATAGCGTTTATTATTTACGGACTGCAAATGAAGATGGCTATCGAATTTCTGTGATTTTAAATGTTGACGATCTTTTCAACTTAATTACCCATTTATTACTTGCAATCATTATTTTAAATTTAATTGCCATCATTTGTTCGATTCCTTTAATTAAACGTTTTTCAAGAAAATGGAGTCAGCCACTAGAGAAAATAGATCAAGATATTGAGGCAATTGAACATCAAACCACGGCAAAAAAGAAAGTATTCGTGCCGAAACAACCAGCAGAAATTCACCACTTAGCGCAGTCTTTTAATAAATTGCTAGAGTATCAAGATAAGGCAATTCAGCGTGAACAACAATTTGTTACTGATGCATCTCATGAATTGAAGACGCCGCTTGCTGCAATCCGTGGCCACATTAATTTGATTAAAAGACGCGGTAAAGAACATCCCGAAATTGTCGCAAAGTCCCTCCAATATATTGACTCTGAATCAAGTAGGATGGAAATACTGGTTAATGAACTTTTGGAATTAGGACGAGCTAAGAAACAGCACCAGTCAATTGAGCCCATTGATCTAGTGCCAATAGTTCAAAAAGAGAGTGAAATTCTTGAACAAGAATATAATACTTGTAGTGTCTATATTTCAAGTCCAATAAAACTTTTTTATCCAATTGAAATTAAAGATTTTCGCTTAATTGTTCATAATTTGTTAGACAATGCGGCCAAGTATTCTCAAGACAATGCCAAAATAAAGGTAGAATTGCAAAAAGATAATGGGTACTTAATTTTAAGAGTTAAGGATCAGGGAATTGGTATTAGAGAAGAAAATTATGATAAGATTTTTGATCGTTTTTATCGAGAAGATCAAGCTCACTCTAGTCAGATTAAAGGTACTGGAATTGGCTTAGCTATTGTAAAAGATATTGTTACCAAGTATCATGGAAAAATTAGTGTTTCAGCTAATACTCCTAAAGGGACGATTTTTGAAATAAAATTACCACTCTAA
- a CDS encoding response regulator transcription factor produces MEKTKILLIEDEESLASFIQPELELEGYEVVWAKDGKEGLEFFEKEKPTLILLDWMLPVYDGITVLRRIRKVSDIPIIMLTARNQASDISNALDQGLDDYMTKPFEIEELFARIRVILRRLEREKRRVVSSTLEFSVLKIDLVSHKFWCKGEEIYLTPKEYALLCELMNDPEKVKSRDELLDIVWGYDFVGQTNTVDVYIRALRNKLGKYRNLIKTVRGYGYCLRKVDDNE; encoded by the coding sequence ATGGAAAAAACAAAAATTCTTTTAATTGAAGATGAGGAGAGCCTAGCTAGTTTTATTCAACCAGAGCTTGAATTAGAAGGCTATGAGGTAGTCTGGGCTAAAGATGGTAAAGAAGGTCTTGAATTTTTTGAAAAAGAAAAACCAACTTTAATCCTTTTAGATTGGATGTTACCTGTTTATGATGGCATCACTGTCTTAAGAAGAATTAGAAAAGTTAGTGACATTCCTATTATTATGTTAACTGCCCGTAACCAAGCTTCTGACATTAGTAATGCTTTAGATCAAGGCTTAGACGACTATATGACCAAGCCTTTTGAAATAGAAGAACTTTTCGCCCGAATTAGAGTGATTCTTAGAAGATTGGAACGAGAAAAGAGACGGGTTGTCAGTTCTACCTTAGAATTTAGTGTTTTAAAAATTGACTTGGTTTCTCATAAATTTTGGTGCAAGGGTGAGGAAATCTACTTAACTCCAAAAGAATATGCATTGCTATGTGAATTAATGAATGATCCTGAAAAAGTTAAAAGCCGGGATGAATTATTAGATATCGTATGGGGATATGATTTTGTCGGTCAAACTAACACAGTTGATGTCTATATAAGAGCGCTGCGAAATAAGTTGGGAAAATATCGTAATTTGATTAAAACAGTTCGTGGATATGGCTATTGCTTAAGAAAGGTGGACGATAATGAATAA
- a CDS encoding NUDIX hydrolase N-terminal domain-containing protein yields the protein MKTNDQIANWAMDLQSLAQAGLRYGHDVFDRERYEEIRRIAGEMMAARTGIPEEKIKTLFLGDEGYQTPKIETRAAIFKDNKILLVREKMSQEWSLPGGWNDYDQTVADNCVKEAFEESGRKVEPIKIIAVQDRNHHNKPILATNVTKIFFLCKELGGTFTPNDETDACDYFPLDNLPNLSIDRNTEEQIAMCFEANNDPNWDTKFE from the coding sequence ATGAAAACAAATGATCAAATTGCAAATTGGGCAATGGATTTGCAGAGCCTAGCGCAAGCCGGATTAAGATATGGCCATGATGTTTTTGATCGTGAACGCTATGAAGAAATTCGGCGTATTGCTGGTGAAATGATGGCTGCTAGGACTGGAATTCCAGAAGAAAAAATTAAAACCTTGTTTCTTGGAGATGAGGGATATCAAACTCCTAAAATTGAGACTCGAGCTGCAATTTTTAAAGATAATAAAATCTTATTAGTTCGTGAAAAAATGTCTCAAGAATGGTCATTGCCCGGCGGCTGGAACGATTATGATCAAACTGTCGCAGATAACTGTGTTAAAGAGGCTTTTGAAGAATCTGGTAGAAAAGTAGAACCAATTAAAATTATTGCAGTTCAAGATCGTAATCATCATAATAAGCCAATTTTAGCGACTAACGTTACTAAGATTTTCTTTTTATGTAAAGAATTAGGTGGTACATTTACTCCTAATGATGAAACAGATGCTTGTGACTACTTTCCTCTAGACAATTTGCCAAACTTATCTATTGATAGAAACACAGAGGAACAAATTGCAATGTGTTTTGAAGCAAATAATGATCCAAATTGGGATACTAAGTTTGAATAA
- a CDS encoding HAD family hydrolase, producing the protein MLKNIIFDFGNVIMNYNLDEILNHYELSPEDHDLIRKTIFESKEWGEIDSGKITEEEATEIFISKVPDKLKSKVKQIMVTWPENVDFYEPVFNYMEELRKQGYKIYGLSNTGMQFANFVKNSEMGNYFDGYVFSAQEKLMKPDRRIYERLIARYILNPEESIFIDDLKANTDAAKKLGMLAFTFKIDKLGELQEYISNH; encoded by the coding sequence ATGCTTAAGAATATTATTTTTGACTTTGGAAATGTCATTATGAACTACAATCTAGATGAGATTTTAAATCATTATGAATTGAGTCCCGAGGATCATGATCTAATTAGAAAAACTATTTTTGAATCTAAAGAGTGGGGCGAAATAGACTCTGGAAAAATTACCGAGGAAGAAGCCACTGAAATTTTTATTAGTAAAGTTCCGGATAAATTAAAAAGTAAGGTTAAGCAAATTATGGTAACTTGGCCAGAAAATGTTGATTTCTATGAGCCAGTTTTTAATTATATGGAGGAACTACGTAAACAAGGCTATAAGATTTACGGTTTATCCAATACGGGAATGCAGTTTGCTAATTTTGTTAAAAATTCTGAGATGGGCAATTATTTTGATGGTTATGTTTTTTCTGCCCAAGAGAAATTAATGAAGCCAGATAGAAGAATATATGAAAGATTAATTGCTCGCTATATTTTAAATCCAGAAGAGAGTATATTTATCGATGATTTAAAAGCAAACACCGATGCAGCAAAGAAGCTTGGTATGTTAGCTTTTACTTTTAAGATTGATAAGCTTGGCGAATTACAAGAATATATTTCTAACCATTAA